One window of Phycisphaerae bacterium genomic DNA carries:
- the rocD gene encoding ornithine--oxo-acid transaminase, whose protein sequence is MTTTTTKAQNRTGKLTGAQHIELVEQYAAHNYHPLPVVVAKAEGVWVEDADGKRYMDMLAAYSAVNFGHCNAELIAAARAQLDSVTLTSRAFHNDQLGPFCRELAALCKMEMVLPMNTGAEGVETALKTARRWGYQKKGVPDGKAKIICCAENFHGRTTTIISFSTDPDCRKGFGPFTPGFETIPYGDIEALKRAIDDHTVAFLVEPIQGEAGIIIPPDGYLRQVREVCSAKKVLFIADEIQSGLGRTGATFACDHEGVQPDMYILGKALGGGIVPISAVVSKRDILGVFTPGSHGSTFGGNPLACAVARKVIEILETNRYQENARQLGQYLAAQLRAIQTNKVKEYRCRGLWVGVEFKKEAGVARQYCEALMREGMLCKDTHAQTMRLAPPLCITKDELDWALARLRKVLA, encoded by the coding sequence ATGACCACGACCACGACCAAAGCCCAGAACCGCACCGGCAAGCTGACCGGCGCCCAGCACATCGAGCTCGTCGAGCAGTATGCGGCCCACAACTACCACCCGCTGCCGGTGGTCGTCGCCAAGGCCGAAGGCGTGTGGGTCGAGGACGCCGACGGCAAGCGCTACATGGACATGCTCGCAGCCTACTCAGCGGTGAACTTTGGGCACTGCAACGCGGAGCTGATCGCGGCGGCGCGCGCGCAGCTCGACAGCGTGACGCTGACCTCGCGAGCGTTCCACAACGACCAGCTCGGCCCGTTCTGCCGGGAGCTGGCGGCCCTGTGCAAGATGGAAATGGTGCTGCCGATGAACACCGGCGCGGAGGGCGTCGAAACGGCGTTGAAGACCGCCCGCCGCTGGGGCTACCAGAAAAAGGGCGTGCCGGACGGCAAGGCCAAGATCATCTGCTGTGCCGAGAACTTCCACGGCCGGACGACGACCATCATCAGCTTCAGCACGGACCCGGACTGCCGGAAGGGCTTCGGACCATTCACGCCGGGATTTGAGACAATCCCATACGGCGACATCGAAGCACTGAAACGCGCGATCGACGACCACACGGTCGCGTTCCTGGTGGAGCCGATCCAGGGCGAGGCCGGCATCATCATTCCGCCGGACGGGTACTTGCGGCAGGTGCGCGAAGTCTGCAGCGCGAAGAAGGTGCTGTTCATCGCGGACGAGATTCAGTCCGGGCTGGGGCGGACCGGCGCGACGTTCGCGTGCGATCATGAAGGCGTGCAGCCCGACATGTACATCCTGGGCAAGGCGCTGGGCGGCGGCATCGTGCCGATTTCGGCGGTCGTCTCGAAGCGCGACATCCTTGGCGTGTTCACGCCCGGCAGTCACGGCAGCACGTTTGGCGGCAATCCGCTGGCCTGCGCGGTAGCCCGCAAGGTAATCGAAATCCTGGAGACGAATCGGTACCAGGAAAACGCCCGGCAGCTCGGCCAGTACCTGGCGGCGCAACTGCGGGCCATCCAGACGAACAAGGTCAAGGAATATCGCTGCCGCGGGCTGTGGGTCGGCGTGGAGTTCAAGAAGGAAGCCGGCGTGGCGCGGCAGTACTGCGAAGCCCTCATGCGCGAGGGCATGCTGTGCAAGGACACGCACGCCCAGACGATGCGGCTGGCCCCGCCACTGTGCATCACCAAGGACGAGCTCGACTGGGCGCTCGCGCGACTGCGGAAGGTGCTGGCGTAG
- a CDS encoding NAD(P)H-binding protein: protein MPASCEFDVVTGAFGYTGRYIAAQLLERGRDVLTLTGHPERPNPFGARVRVAPFGFDRPDELTARLAGAARLYNTYWVRFAHGATTFAQAIANTKTLVRAAEAAGVRRIVHISITNPTLASSLPYFRGKAELEDFIQQSRLSHAIIRPTVVFGREDILINNIAWLLRTSPVFAIPGRGDYRLQPVYVEDLAALAVDAGGRSDNVVLDAVGPEVFTFEALVRLIARTIGSRARTVHVPPWLALAVARVVGWAVGDVLLTHDELAGLRANLLVSASAPTCPTRLSAWLADNAAGLGRTYASELRRHFRR, encoded by the coding sequence ATGCCGGCGTCGTGCGAATTCGACGTGGTCACGGGGGCGTTCGGCTACACCGGACGGTACATCGCTGCGCAATTGCTTGAACGCGGGCGCGACGTGCTGACGCTCACCGGCCATCCCGAACGCCCCAACCCCTTCGGCGCCCGCGTGCGCGTCGCGCCGTTCGGCTTCGACCGGCCGGACGAACTCACGGCGCGACTCGCCGGAGCGGCGAGGCTCTACAACACGTATTGGGTCCGCTTCGCTCATGGCGCGACGACCTTCGCGCAGGCGATCGCGAACACGAAAACGCTCGTTCGCGCCGCCGAAGCCGCCGGCGTTCGCCGGATCGTACATATCAGCATCACGAACCCGACGCTCGCTTCGTCGTTGCCGTATTTCCGCGGCAAGGCCGAGCTGGAGGACTTTATCCAGCAGAGCCGCCTGTCGCACGCGATCATCCGCCCGACGGTCGTCTTCGGCCGCGAGGACATTCTGATCAACAACATCGCGTGGCTGCTGCGCACGAGCCCCGTGTTCGCAATTCCCGGCCGCGGCGATTACCGACTTCAGCCGGTGTACGTCGAGGACCTCGCGGCCCTCGCGGTGGACGCCGGCGGACGCAGCGACAACGTCGTGCTTGACGCGGTCGGACCGGAAGTGTTCACTTTCGAAGCGCTCGTGCGGCTCATCGCGCGGACGATCGGCAGTCGCGCCCGCACTGTGCATGTCCCGCCGTGGCTCGCGCTCGCGGTCGCGCGCGTCGTCGGCTGGGCGGTCGGCGACGTCCTGCTAACGCATGACGAGCTGGCCGGCCTCAGGGCGAATCTGCTCGTGTCGGCGTCGGCCCCGACGTGCCCGACGCGTTTGAGTGCGTGGCTCGCCGACAATGCCGCCGGACTGGGACGCACGTACGCATCCGAGCTGCGCCGGCATTTCCGGCGGTAG
- the gatD gene encoding Glu-tRNA(Gln) amidotransferase subunit GatD, which translates to MSTAPTPAAPASDKTKGYRGLGRSVLERFNVGVWSDVELESARGNFRGLILPRSETADDQHIVLKLASGYNVGIHAASITKMVEHGRREAHYKIPEKEFPYDPKKPNVMLFGTGGTIASRLDYRTGAVIPAFSPGELYGSVPELADICNLRTEKLFGVFSENMGPEQYIKLAQRIGEEIRAGTAGVVIGHGTDTMHHTAAILTFMVQNTPVPIIMVGSQRSSDRPSSDAAINLQCAVKAAAEGDIAEVLVCMFGPTSDEYNLLHRGTRVRKMHSSYRSTFRTLSEIPVAMISPREIIPLRQDYKRRRTDREVKVNTAFEEKVTILYYYPNMRPDLVDAIIEKGYRGIVIAGTGLGHINKPLYPAIRRAVEAGVHIYMTVQTLWGYCGMYVYDTGRDLMTLGIVPASNMLPEVAYMKLCWVLGQTDDRAEVQRLMLTPVSDEITDREPYNGYLCYQGGIPEVQEFLRSIKR; encoded by the coding sequence ATGAGCACCGCACCAACACCCGCTGCCCCCGCATCGGACAAGACCAAAGGCTATCGCGGCCTCGGCCGCAGCGTCCTGGAACGCTTCAACGTCGGCGTCTGGAGCGACGTCGAGCTGGAGTCCGCCCGCGGCAACTTCCGCGGCCTGATCCTCCCGCGCTCCGAGACCGCCGATGACCAGCACATCGTGCTCAAGCTCGCCAGCGGCTACAACGTCGGCATCCACGCCGCCTCGATCACCAAAATGGTCGAGCACGGCCGCCGCGAAGCCCACTACAAGATTCCCGAAAAGGAATTCCCCTACGACCCGAAGAAACCCAACGTCATGCTCTTCGGCACCGGCGGCACCATCGCCAGCCGGCTCGACTACCGCACCGGCGCGGTCATCCCCGCGTTCAGCCCCGGCGAGCTCTACGGCTCGGTCCCCGAGCTGGCCGACATCTGCAACCTGCGCACCGAGAAGCTCTTCGGCGTCTTCAGCGAGAACATGGGGCCAGAGCAGTACATCAAGCTCGCCCAGCGCATCGGCGAGGAAATCCGCGCGGGCACGGCCGGCGTCGTCATCGGCCACGGCACCGACACCATGCACCACACCGCGGCCATCCTGACCTTCATGGTGCAGAACACGCCGGTGCCGATCATCATGGTCGGCAGCCAGCGCTCCAGCGACCGGCCGTCGTCCGACGCCGCGATCAATCTGCAATGTGCCGTGAAGGCCGCCGCCGAGGGCGATATCGCCGAGGTGCTGGTCTGCATGTTCGGCCCCACGTCGGACGAGTACAACCTCCTGCACCGCGGCACGCGCGTCCGCAAGATGCACAGCAGCTATCGCTCGACCTTCCGCACGCTCTCCGAAATCCCCGTCGCCATGATCTCGCCGCGCGAGATTATCCCGCTCCGCCAGGACTACAAGCGTCGCCGGACCGATCGCGAGGTGAAAGTCAACACGGCTTTCGAAGAGAAGGTCACGATCCTCTATTACTACCCGAACATGCGGCCCGACCTCGTCGACGCGATCATCGAAAAGGGCTATCGCGGAATCGTCATCGCCGGCACGGGCCTGGGCCACATCAACAAGCCGCTCTATCCGGCGATCCGGCGGGCGGTCGAGGCCGGCGTGCACATCTACATGACCGTGCAGACGCTGTGGGGCTACTGCGGCATGTACGTCTACGACACCGGCCGCGACCTGATGACGCTGGGCATTGTGCCGGCGAGCAACATGCTGCCCGAGGTGGCGTACATGAAGCTCTGCTGGGTGCTCGGCCAGACGGACGACCGCGCCGAGGTGCAGCGCCTGATGCTGACGCCGGTGAGCGACGAGATCACGGACCGCGAGCCGTACAACGGGTACCTCTGCTACCAGGGTGGCATTCCGGAGGTGCAGGAGTTCCTGCGGTCGATCAAGCGGTAG
- a CDS encoding transposase, which translates to MFVTKPCKTRRAWDEPGHAHFLTYSCVHRWPLLSRDRSRQWVVQALESARQHLHLQLWAYVIMPEHVHVVLLPPPDCAMARVLANLKHSVATAAHEWLRQTNQTDWLRRLTVRYPSRTVFRFWEAGGGFDHNIWHDKPLRVVVDYVHQNPVRRGLVDHPLDWPWSSARFWDGRHDVPIRMDPIE; encoded by the coding sequence ATGTTCGTGACGAAGCCGTGCAAGACGCGTCGAGCCTGGGATGAACCCGGACACGCGCACTTCTTGACGTACTCGTGCGTGCATCGCTGGCCCCTGCTGAGCCGTGATCGCAGTCGGCAGTGGGTGGTCCAGGCCCTGGAGTCGGCGCGCCAGCACCTGCACCTGCAACTCTGGGCGTATGTGATCATGCCGGAGCATGTGCACGTGGTGCTGCTGCCTCCGCCAGATTGCGCGATGGCCAGAGTCCTGGCGAACCTGAAGCACTCGGTGGCGACGGCCGCCCACGAGTGGCTGCGACAGACGAACCAGACGGACTGGCTCAGGCGACTGACCGTGCGCTACCCGTCCCGCACCGTGTTTCGCTTCTGGGAGGCTGGCGGCGGGTTCGACCACAACATCTGGCATGACAAGCCGCTCCGGGTTGTCGTTGACTACGTCCATCAGAACCCGGTTCGGCGCGGGCTCGTCGATCACCCGCTCGATTGGCCGTGGTCGAGCGCCCGCTTCTGGGATGGACGTCACGATGTACCGATTCGGATGGACCCGATTGAGTGA
- the gatE gene encoding Glu-tRNA(Gln) amidotransferase subunit GatE, which produces MALSFKPFDQMTEADYLNIGLKVGLEVHQQLLTRRKLFCRCPAGRYSQEYDAEILRHMRPTLSELGEYDGTALMEKKTRKNIYYRIHHDTVCTYEFDDTPPFFIDDEALDIALEICLLLRLNLVGELHIARKQYLDGSIPTGFQRTGILGVDGVIPFKDRTVRIRQLSIEEDACREVSDIGHDRVYLTDRLGMPLIETVTEPDMHTPQEAAEVGQLLRQLVRSTGKVRTGYGAGRQDVNVSVTGGTRVEIKGTPQIWRNPRLIYNEARRQCSLLHIRQLLWERGVRAETFQWADQEVTALVAKTNYEPLRQAVHAGHVVRCVVLRGFADLLNEQTQEHTNFAKEFSDRVRVVACLTSLPNIIHSDMASETLAGREWKNLRRKLRAEHGDALVVVWGSEADTAMACSEIALRAKEATIGIPNDTRQALKDGTNGFERVLPGAERMYPDTDLPPLAIEQERLDRLRAHLPEYIWDRAARYRQLGLSADVVQGLIALRRADVFDRIVGQLKVRPKFAAVVLMEQYKHLRRSGVPVDALTDDEIFAVFEAHARGMLSREGVVPVLRLVAEHTQVEGGTGPARVAAVFAEHNFSPLSDADLDEAISHRLARLDGSKFRTPQQKARHLCGQIMDDFVGRVAGAQVVQRINARLHVPPSVALL; this is translated from the coding sequence ATGGCTTTGTCGTTCAAGCCGTTCGACCAGATGACCGAAGCGGACTATCTCAACATCGGCCTGAAGGTCGGCCTCGAGGTCCATCAGCAGCTCCTGACCCGCCGCAAGCTGTTCTGCCGCTGTCCGGCGGGGCGCTACAGCCAGGAATACGACGCCGAAATCCTCCGTCACATGCGGCCGACGCTGTCCGAGCTCGGCGAGTACGACGGCACGGCGCTGATGGAAAAGAAGACCAGGAAGAACATCTACTACCGCATCCATCACGATACGGTCTGCACCTACGAGTTCGACGACACGCCCCCGTTCTTCATCGACGACGAAGCGCTCGACATCGCCCTAGAGATCTGCCTGCTTTTGCGGCTCAACCTGGTCGGCGAACTGCACATCGCGCGCAAGCAGTACCTCGATGGCTCGATCCCGACCGGCTTTCAGCGCACCGGCATCCTCGGCGTCGACGGCGTCATCCCGTTCAAGGACCGCACCGTCCGCATCCGCCAGCTCTCGATCGAAGAGGACGCCTGCCGCGAAGTCTCGGACATCGGCCACGATCGCGTGTACCTGACCGATCGGCTGGGCATGCCGCTGATCGAGACCGTCACCGAGCCCGACATGCATACGCCGCAGGAAGCCGCCGAAGTCGGCCAGCTCCTGCGCCAGCTCGTCCGCAGCACCGGCAAGGTCCGCACCGGCTACGGCGCCGGCCGACAGGACGTGAATGTCAGCGTCACCGGCGGCACGCGCGTCGAGATCAAGGGCACGCCGCAGATCTGGCGCAACCCGCGCCTGATCTACAACGAGGCCCGCCGGCAGTGCAGCCTGCTGCACATCCGCCAGTTGCTCTGGGAGCGCGGCGTGCGTGCCGAGACATTCCAGTGGGCCGATCAGGAAGTCACCGCGCTGGTCGCGAAGACGAACTACGAACCGCTGCGGCAGGCGGTGCACGCCGGTCACGTGGTCCGCTGCGTCGTGCTGCGCGGCTTTGCCGACCTGCTGAACGAGCAGACGCAGGAGCACACGAATTTCGCCAAGGAGTTCTCCGACCGCGTCCGCGTCGTCGCCTGCCTCACCAGCCTGCCGAACATCATCCACTCCGACATGGCCTCCGAGACGCTCGCCGGCCGCGAGTGGAAGAACCTGCGCCGCAAGCTGCGGGCCGAACATGGCGACGCGCTGGTCGTGGTGTGGGGCAGCGAGGCCGACACGGCGATGGCGTGCAGCGAGATTGCGCTGCGCGCGAAGGAAGCCACGATCGGCATTCCCAACGACACACGCCAGGCGTTGAAGGACGGCACCAACGGCTTCGAGCGCGTGCTGCCCGGCGCCGAGCGCATGTACCCCGACACCGACCTGCCGCCGCTGGCGATCGAGCAGGAGCGGCTCGACCGCTTGCGCGCCCATCTGCCCGAGTACATCTGGGACCGCGCGGCGCGCTATCGCCAGCTCGGCCTGTCGGCGGACGTCGTGCAGGGACTAATCGCGCTCCGCCGGGCCGACGTGTTCGACCGGATCGTGGGCCAGCTCAAGGTGCGGCCGAAGTTCGCCGCCGTCGTGCTGATGGAGCAGTACAAGCACCTGCGGCGGTCGGGCGTGCCGGTGGACGCGCTGACGGACGACGAGATTTTCGCGGTCTTCGAGGCCCACGCGCGCGGGATGTTGAGCCGCGAGGGCGTCGTGCCGGTGCTGCGGCTGGTGGCGGAGCATACCCAGGTTGAAGGTGGCACCGGGCCCGCCCGGGTGGCGGCGGTGTTTGCTGAGCACAACTTCTCGCCGCTGAGCGATGCGGACCTGGACGAGGCGATCTCGCATCGCCTGGCGCGGCTGGACGGCAGCAAGTTCCGCACGCCGCAGCAGAAGGCCCGGCACCTGTGCGGGCAGATCATGGACGACTTCGTCGGCCGCGTCGCCGGCGCGCAGGTCGTGCAGCGGATCAACGCCCGGCTGCACGTGCCGCCCAGTGTGGCACTGCTCTAG